The following are encoded in a window of Thermoanaerobacter ethanolicus JW 200 genomic DNA:
- the deoC gene encoding deoxyribose-phosphate aldolase has product MNIAKMIDHTLLKPNATKSEIEKLCNEAKEYGFASVCINPCFVDLAYSMLKDTDVKVCTVIGFPLGANTIETKVFEAVEAVKKGATEVDMVLNISMLKSGDYDYVKKEIEEVVKAVKSYGDIVVKVILETCYLTDEEKVKACQITKEAGADFVKTSTGFGPGGATVEDVKLMRQAVGENFGVKASGGVRTAEDAKAMIEAGANRIGASAGVKIVEEWNKLKMS; this is encoded by the coding sequence ATGAACATAGCAAAAATGATTGACCACACTTTATTAAAACCAAATGCGACAAAAAGCGAGATAGAAAAGCTTTGTAATGAGGCAAAAGAGTATGGATTTGCTTCTGTCTGCATAAACCCCTGCTTTGTAGACCTTGCCTATAGTATGTTAAAAGATACAGATGTTAAAGTTTGCACAGTGATAGGTTTTCCATTAGGTGCAAATACTATCGAAACCAAAGTATTTGAAGCAGTTGAAGCGGTTAAAAAAGGTGCGACAGAAGTTGACATGGTATTAAATATAAGCATGTTGAAGAGTGGAGATTACGACTATGTAAAAAAAGAAATTGAAGAAGTTGTGAAAGCGGTAAAATCCTATGGAGATATAGTTGTAAAAGTAATTTTAGAAACCTGCTATCTCACTGATGAAGAAAAGGTAAAAGCATGTCAGATCACAAAAGAAGCAGGTGCTGATTTTGTTAAGACTTCTACTGGTTTTGGGCCAGGTGGAGCGACGGTAGAGGATGTAAAATTAATGAGACAGGCAGTTGGTGAAAACTTTGGTGTTAAAGCCTCTGGCGGTGTAAGAACTGCTGAAGATGCTAAGGCGATGATTGAAGCAGGAGCTAATCGCATTGGGGCAAGTGCAGGCGTTAAGATTGTGGAGGAATGGAATAAACTAAAAATGAGTTGA
- the recO gene encoding DNA repair protein RecO — MRLLKTEAIVLKNNLIGETDKIATLFTKSYGKLQAVAKGARRSKSRFVNAIRPFVVANYVIFEGQNYYYIDQWELIEAHKNIEKDLAKFSVASYIAETINKILEENQKSERLYLFLKHSLKAVDELQIDPLIFISSYNLKLVSLLGYMPQLDNCVVCGKRENLKYFSNSCGGAVCINCKNKCFDAKPLHEVTLKAIKYFLKGDYDKLQNIKVSGVIKEEVDKIITAYMKEHLEIEFKSKDFIDKLQNM; from the coding sequence ATGCGCTTGTTAAAAACAGAAGCAATAGTATTAAAAAACAATTTAATAGGTGAAACAGACAAAATAGCCACCCTTTTTACTAAAAGCTATGGCAAACTCCAGGCAGTGGCAAAAGGGGCAAGGCGATCAAAGAGCCGATTTGTGAATGCAATAAGGCCTTTTGTTGTTGCCAATTATGTTATTTTTGAGGGGCAAAATTATTACTATATTGACCAATGGGAGTTAATCGAAGCTCATAAAAATATAGAAAAAGACTTAGCTAAATTTTCTGTAGCTTCGTATATTGCCGAAACTATAAACAAAATTTTAGAGGAAAATCAAAAAAGCGAGAGGCTGTATCTGTTTTTAAAACATTCTTTAAAAGCAGTTGACGAGCTACAAATAGACCCTTTAATTTTTATTTCTTCTTATAACTTAAAATTAGTTTCTTTATTGGGATATATGCCTCAACTTGATAATTGTGTTGTCTGTGGAAAAAGAGAGAATTTAAAATATTTTTCTAATTCCTGCGGGGGTGCAGTGTGTATAAACTGCAAAAATAAATGTTTTGACGCCAAGCCATTACATGAAGTAACATTAAAAGCTATAAAGTATTTTCTTAAAGGAGATTATGACAAGCTTCAAAATATTAAAGTTTCAGGAGTTATAAAAGAAGAAGTGGATAAAATAATAACAGCCTATATGAAAGAACATCTTGAAATAGAGTTTAAATCAAAAGATTTTATTGACAAGTTACAAAATATGTGA
- a CDS encoding DUF4342 domain-containing protein, with translation MLDEELEKIDMIVERMGVSYKEAKEALEKSGGSVVDALIYIEENRKSWTETFTVAGSEVMEKIKELIKKGNVTKIRIKKDDKVLLEIPVTAGAISAVIIPQLTLVGAAVALLANCTIEVEKHDKSVTVLKEEKKKD, from the coding sequence GTGTTAGATGAAGAATTAGAAAAAATAGATATGATAGTAGAGAGAATGGGAGTAAGTTATAAAGAAGCAAAAGAAGCATTAGAAAAGTCAGGTGGCAGTGTTGTAGACGCATTGATATATATAGAAGAGAATAGAAAAAGTTGGACTGAGACCTTTACAGTCGCAGGTTCAGAAGTTATGGAAAAAATAAAAGAATTAATTAAAAAAGGTAATGTTACAAAAATAAGAATAAAAAAAGACGATAAAGTTCTTTTGGAGATTCCTGTAACTGCAGGTGCTATTTCTGCAGTTATCATTCCTCAGTTGACGTTAGTGGGAGCGGCAGTAGCGCTTTTAGCTAATTGCACAATTGAAGTTGAAAAACATGATAAAAGCGTAACCGTATTAAAAGAAGAAAAGAAAAAAGATTGA
- a CDS encoding glycine--tRNA ligase produces MSQAVTMDKIVALAKNRGFVFPGSEIYGGLANTWDYGPLGVELKNNIKRMWWKRFIQQSPYNVGIDTAILMNPEVWVASGHVSSFSDPLMDCKECKSRFRADQLIEDYIKEKELNISIEGWTNEQLMEFIKEHKVPCPKCGAYNFTDIRKFNLMFKTYQGVTEDSKSEVYLRPETAQGIFVNFKNVQRTTRKKIPFGIGQIGKSFRNEITPGNFIFRTREFEQMELEFFCKPGEDMEWFSYWRKYCMDWLLEFGLKEENLRFRDHKKEELSHYSTATTDIEYNFPFGWGELWGIANRTDFDLRQHMEHSGVDLSYMDPVTGEKYIPYCIEPSVGVDRLMLAFLIDAYEEEELEDGETRVVLRLHPALAPIKAAVLPLSKKLSENAYKLYDQLRNKFVVDYDETGSIGKRYRRQDEIGTPFCITYDFDSENDHCVTIRDRDTMQQVRIKIEEVEKYLEERLNF; encoded by the coding sequence ATGTCACAAGCAGTCACAATGGATAAAATAGTTGCCCTTGCAAAAAACAGAGGGTTTGTTTTTCCGGGGTCTGAAATATATGGAGGACTTGCTAATACTTGGGATTATGGACCTCTGGGAGTAGAACTTAAAAACAATATTAAGAGGATGTGGTGGAAAAGATTTATTCAACAAAGTCCTTATAACGTAGGAATTGATACTGCAATTTTGATGAATCCAGAAGTGTGGGTTGCATCAGGTCATGTTAGCAGTTTTAGCGATCCTTTAATGGACTGTAAAGAGTGCAAATCAAGATTTAGAGCTGACCAATTGATTGAAGACTACATTAAAGAAAAGGAATTAAATATTTCTATTGAAGGTTGGACAAATGAACAATTGATGGAATTTATAAAAGAGCATAAAGTGCCCTGTCCAAAATGTGGTGCCTATAATTTTACCGATATTAGGAAGTTTAATCTCATGTTTAAAACCTATCAAGGTGTTACAGAAGATTCTAAATCAGAAGTGTATTTGCGACCTGAAACCGCACAAGGAATTTTTGTGAACTTTAAAAACGTTCAAAGGACAACTCGTAAGAAAATACCTTTTGGAATAGGGCAAATTGGTAAATCTTTTAGAAATGAAATTACTCCTGGTAATTTCATATTCAGAACGAGAGAATTTGAACAGATGGAATTAGAATTTTTCTGTAAACCGGGAGAAGATATGGAATGGTTTAGTTACTGGAGAAAATATTGCATGGATTGGCTTTTAGAATTCGGCTTAAAAGAAGAAAACTTAAGATTTAGAGACCATAAAAAAGAAGAATTGTCTCATTATAGTACTGCTACCACAGACATAGAATATAATTTTCCCTTTGGATGGGGAGAGTTGTGGGGAATAGCTAATAGAACAGATTTTGATTTAAGGCAACACATGGAACATTCTGGAGTTGACCTGTCTTATATGGACCCTGTAACAGGAGAAAAGTACATACCATATTGCATTGAGCCTTCTGTTGGGGTAGATAGGTTAATGTTGGCATTTTTAATAGATGCCTATGAAGAAGAAGAGTTAGAAGATGGAGAAACTAGAGTGGTTTTAAGGCTTCATCCTGCTCTTGCTCCCATTAAGGCAGCAGTGCTTCCATTATCCAAGAAATTATCAGAAAATGCCTATAAGCTTTATGACCAGTTGAGAAATAAATTCGTAGTAGATTACGATGAGACAGGAAGCATAGGTAAAAGGTATAGAAGACAGGATGAGATAGGCACGCCTTTCTGTATTACTTATGACTTTGATTCGGAAAATGACCATTGTGTAACCATAAGAGATAGAGATACTATGCAACAAGTGAGAATAAAAATTGAAGAAGTAGAGAAATATCTTGAAGAAAGGTTAAATTTTTAA